Proteins encoded in a region of the Haloarcula sp. CBA1129 genome:
- a CDS encoding response regulator — protein sequence MSHFSIDSVTVLHVDDEPDFGEIVAEFLEREDAAFSVRTATSVDDALTVLRNESIECVVSDYDMPDRDGLELLELVRDDYPDLPFILFTGKGSEEIASQAISAGVTDYLQKGVGTEQYTVLANRIRNAVRSTRAETAVQRTEDRYHNLVDTAPIPILLFDRNWEALYANEAAVAFLDADSFAEIAGKKASDFLHPDERDTARERFQQLIRDDVSVPEKEYRVITVTDEVKEATIATAPGYYRGEKVAQAMVYR from the coding sequence ATGAGCCACTTCTCGATAGACAGCGTCACTGTACTCCACGTCGACGACGAACCAGATTTCGGCGAAATCGTCGCGGAGTTTCTGGAACGGGAGGACGCCGCGTTCTCGGTGAGGACAGCCACGAGCGTCGACGACGCGCTGACAGTGCTCCGGAACGAGTCCATCGAGTGCGTCGTCAGCGACTACGATATGCCCGACAGAGACGGGCTGGAGTTACTGGAGTTGGTACGGGACGACTACCCGGACCTGCCGTTTATTCTGTTCACAGGGAAGGGGTCAGAGGAGATTGCGAGCCAAGCGATATCCGCTGGCGTCACCGACTACCTCCAGAAGGGGGTCGGGACGGAGCAGTACACGGTGCTGGCAAACCGAATCCGGAACGCGGTCCGGAGCACTCGGGCCGAAACCGCGGTCCAGCGCACGGAGGACCGGTACCACAACCTCGTCGACACTGCGCCGATTCCGATCCTCCTCTTCGACCGTAACTGGGAGGCTCTGTACGCCAATGAGGCAGCCGTGGCGTTTCTCGATGCAGACTCGTTCGCCGAAATCGCGGGCAAGAAAGCAAGTGACTTTCTCCACCCTGACGAGCGGGACACAGCCAGAGAACGGTTCCAGCAGTTGATTCGTGACGACGTTTCCGTTCCGGAAAAAGAGTACCGCGTGATAACCGTCACAGATGAAGTGAAGGAGGCGACGATTGCCACCGCACCCGGCTACTACCGCGGCGAGAAGGTCGCGCAGGCGATGGTGTATCGATAG